The sequence CGCCTTCCCATCATTCTTGAGACGGCGTCGCGCCGTTATCATTCAGAAGTCGCTCGTCGCGTGCGGCCGCTCAGCATACTCTATGGCGAGCACACCGAGGCCGACATCGACATTACGCGCCGTCGGCTGGCACTTTCAGCTCCCCATATCATCCTCGATATCGCCCGTACAGCGGACCAAGTGCTGGACAAACTTTTTCCAGCAAAAAGCGAGGACAAGGCTCATGGGCGCTATGACATCCTTCTTGTAGATTATCATCTTCCGGGCATGAATGGGGTTGATCTCATGAAAGAGCTCCACGAAGTGCGCAGGCTCGATCTTCCCGTGGTGATCATCACTGGCCACGGAAATGAGGAAATAGTGCTTCAGGCAATGCGCTTGGGCGCCGCCGATTACGTGGTAAAGAATAGTGCGTACCTGTCTCAGCTTCCCTGGGTTTTAGAAAACGCTTTCAACAGGGCCGAAGCAGGTCGGGAGCGCGATGCATTAAGCGCAAGCGAGGCGTATTTCCGGTCACTCATAGAAAATAGCTCAGACCTCATCATGGTGTTTGGCGCGCGGGGCGGGATCCGGTACGTGAGCCCTTCCTATGAGCGGGTATTGGGTTACGTTCCGGAAGAGGTGATAGGCTTGACCGATCACATTCTCGTGCATTCTGACGACCGGTCTCGCGTTGCGGATGCTATCAAGCAGGCCATGGATAACCCCGGTAGAGCGGGGCGGACGGTCGAAGTTCGCATGCGCCACAAAGACGGTTCATGGCGCTTTATCGAGAGCGTGGGCATGGGTATGACGGATTTGTCCGGGGAGCCCGTTCTCGTAGTCAATTCCCGTGACATTACGGGGCGCAAGCAGATTGAGGAGGCGCTTAAAGCGAGCGAAGAACAGTACCGTACCTTCATTAATTCCACATCGGATATGGTCTTTCTCAAAGACGACGAGTTCCGGCATGTCCTCGCCAATAAACAACTTGCAGCCTTTTTCGGAAAGGGACTGGAGGAGATCATCGGTAAGACAGATTTCGAACTCATGCCTGGCGAAGGTGCCCGTAATTGCAGAGAAACCGATGTGCGGGCGCTCACGTCATACTCCACTGTCGTGACGGAAGAAACCGTGGGGACAAGCGTATACGAAACCACGAAATTTCCTGTCGGGCTTCAAGGAAACAAGACCGGCGTGGGAGGGTTCATCAGGGACGTCTCGGAGCGCAAGGCCATCGAAAAGAGCGTCGCCGAGTCAAGGCAAGCGCTCCACGCCATTCTCTCCGCCTCGCCCATAGGCATCGGCCGCATAAGAAACAGGGTGATCGATTGGGTAAACGAATCGCTCTGCCGCATATCCGGCTATAGCGCCGAGGAGCTAAGCGGCAAAAGCACCCGCATCTTCTATGAAGATGATAAAGAGTACGAACGGGTTGGAAAGATCATGTATCAGCAGGGAAAGATCGAGACAAAATTTGTCAAAAGGACGGGCGGAATCACTCATTCCCTGGTACAGGTGTCCCCGATCGACGATGATTCTTACATCTTTACCGCTACCGATATAACCCAACAAAAACAGGCCGAAGAGGCCTTGAGAAAAAGCGAGGTGCTTTTCCGTACGTTAATAGAGAGATCATCGGAAATCCTCATCCTCGCCACCGTCGACGGCAAGCGAACCTATGTATCGCCGAATATCAGCAAAATTCTCGGATATACCGTTGAAGAGTTTCTCGCGGGGGACCGGACCAGTTTCGTCCATCCCGATTCGTTGCCCGTGGTGGCAGCGACTACCGAATGGGTCAGGCAGCACCCGGGCGAGTACATGTCTTTCATCACGAGAAATCGCCACAAAGACGGGAGTTGGCGATGGTTCGAGGTCACGGCAAGCAACCTCCTGGATGAACCCTACGTCAACGCCGTGGCAATTAACCTTCGCGACATCACCAAACGTAAACAAGCTGAAGAGGCCCTTCAGGAATCTGAAGCCGCTTACCGCACGGTCGTTGATAATTCTCTTGTGGGCGTTTACATCTTGCAGGACAACCTGATACGGTTTGTCAACCAAAGGTGGTGTGAGATTCACGGGTATGCATATGAGGAGGTCATAGACAAAATGGACCCTCTGCAAATCGTCCATCCTGACGACAAGGCGCGTGTGATCGAAAACTTGAGAAAACGGTTCGATGGCGAAGCCACGGTGATAGAGCAGGAGTTTCGGTCCGTACGTAAGGACGGCAAGATCATTATGGTCAAGGTTATCGGGGGCGTCGCGCCTTATAAAGGTAAGCCCGCGATTGTCGGAACCATGATCGACGTGACCAGAGAGAATGTGCTGGAATCCCAGCTCAGGCAGGCTCAGAAGATGGAGGCGATCGGCACACTGGCCGGCGGTGTGGCGCACGATTTCAACAATATCCTTACCGTTCTCACCGGTTACGGGACCCTCCTCCAGATGAAAATGGATGAAGATAATCCGCTCTGGGCATATGTAGACCAGATCATGACCACCTCTCACAAAGCAGCCGAACTCACAAGAAGCCTACTCACCTTCAGCAGGCAGCAGCCTCTGACCCTTATGCCCATCGATATTAATAAGGTTGTCAAGGCCACGGAGACGCTTTTAAAGAGGCTTCTGGTCGAAGACATCAACCTGAAAACGGTGCTCGCTCCGTACGCCATCACGATCATGGCCGATGCCACACAAATTGACCAGATACTCTTTAACCTTGCCAGTAACGCAAGAGATGCCATGTCAGCCGGTGGCACGCTCACCATAGAAACCAAAGCTATACACCTCGATAGTGAAACCGCGGAGCTCCATGGCGTGGACAGTGCAGGACCGTACGCCCTCCTGTCTGTTTCCGACACGGGTGTCGGCATGAACGCAACGGTCAGGGAGCATATCTTCGATCCTTTCTTCACGACCAAAGAGGTGGGAAAAGGGACCGACCTCGGACTCTCTACGGTATAAGGTATCATAAAACAGCATAACGGGCACATTACCGTATACGGCGAACAGGGAATGGGCACGACCTTTCATATCTATTTTCCCTCGGTTACCGCGCAGATCAAAGAGGAGAGACCGGCCATGGTTGAGATCGAAAAAGGCAAAGAAACCATTCTCGTCGCCGAAGATGATAAAGTGGTAAGAGATCTCGTGAAGGCCGTGCTTGAGCAGCATGGATATACGGTCGTAGAGGCCGTGGACGGCAAGGATGCCCTGGAGAAGTTCGATGAGCACAAGAACATAGATCTCCTCATCCTCGATTCGGTAATGCCCGTCAGGAATGGGAGAGAAGTTTATGATGCCGTAAGTAAAATAAATCCCAGCATCAAAGTAATTTTTACGAGTGGCTACACGAAAGACTTCATTCTCGACAAAGGGATCGAAGACAAACGGTTCGATTTCCTTTCGAAACCACTCACTCCGGGGGATATGCTTCGGAAAATAAGAGAAGTGCTCGACAGGCAGTGAGGGTTACGAGTAGCACTACGAATCTCATTATAGGATAGACTCTCGTTCACAACAGATATGATTCATCGCCGATATACAAAGCAGGAACCGATAATCAGGCCTCGCCGCGAGCGGGGCGTTTCTCGATTTTTATTCGGACTCACGTCCCTCAATCCATAGAACCCAGGGATTATCAGAGAGATGCTGACTTCTTCATAAGATCGACGAATGCATCGACAAGACTGGGGTCGAACTGCGTTCCGGCGCAGCGTTTAAGTTCTTTCAAGGCCTTCTTCGGGATCATTGGCGGCCGGTGCGGCCGGCCGGCGGTCATTGCTACGTAAGCGTCAACTATAGCTATCAGCCTGCTTTCAAGGGGGATGTCGCTCCCCTTGAGGCCCAGAGGATAGCCGTTGCCGTCCCACCACTCGTGGTGTTTCAAAATGAAATCGGAGATGGAGGCCAAATCGGGAGCTGATTGGGCGATGCGATGTCCTATGTCGCAATGCTTCTGAATCTCAACGAGCTCCTCTCTGGTCAGCCGACCGGGTTTTCGAAGCACGTAATCGTGTATGCTTACATTGCCAATGTCATGGAATTGCCCGAGTAGATACAGGTCCTTGATGCGCTCTTCCGGAAGGTCTATGGCTTGAGCGAATGCGGTGGTG comes from Syntrophorhabdaceae bacterium and encodes:
- a CDS encoding PAS domain S-box protein; the encoded protein is MNILYVEDNRKDADKLKRRFLRMAPHISVDYAKSYQEAITKLKTQTPNEPAYDAVLTGMHVADDRGIALITFLRTNNMLIPVVVITDMGSEETVVSVLKAGASDYVVKHEDYIDRLPIILETASRRYHSEVARRVRPLSILYGEHTEADIDITRRRLALSAPHIILDIARTADQVLDKLFPAKSEDKAHGRYDILLVDYHLPGMNGVDLMKELHEVRRLDLPVVIITGHGNEEIVLQAMRLGAADYVVKNSAYLSQLPWVLENAFNRAEAGRERDALSASEAYFRSLIENSSDLIMVFGARGGIRYVSPSYERVLGYVPEEVIGLTDHILVHSDDRSRVADAIKQAMDNPGRAGRTVEVRMRHKDGSWRFIESVGMGMTDLSGEPVLVVNSRDITGRKQIEEALKASEEQYRTFINSTSDMVFLKDDEFRHVLANKQLAAFFGKGLEEIIGKTDFELMPGEGARNCRETDVRALTSYSTVVTEETVGTSVYETTKFPVGLQGNKTGVGGFIRDVSERKAIEKSVAESRQALHAILSASPIGIGRIRNRVIDWVNESLCRISGYSAEELSGKSTRIFYEDDKEYERVGKIMYQQGKIETKFVKRTGGITHSLVQVSPIDDDSYIFTATDITQQKQAEEALRKSEVLFRTLIERSSEILILATVDGKRTYVSPNISKILGYTVEEFLAGDRTSFVHPDSLPVVAATTEWVRQHPGEYMSFITRNRHKDGSWRWFEVTASNLLDEPYVNAVAINLRDITKRKQAEEALQESEAAYRTVVDNSLVGVYILQDNLIRFVNQRWCEIHGYAYEEVIDKMDPLQIVHPDDKARVIENLRKRFDGEATVIEQEFRSVRKDGKIIMVKVIGGVAPYKGKPAIVGTMIDVTRENVLESQLRQAQKMEAIGTLAGGVAHDFNNILTVLTGYGTLLQMKMDEDNPLWAYVDQIMTTSHKAAELTRSLLTFSRQQPLTLMPIDINKVVKATETLLKRLLVEDINLKTVLAPYAITIMADATQIDQILFNLASNARDAMSAGGTLTIETKAIHLDSETAELHGVDSAGPYALLSVSDTGVGMNATVREHIFDPFFTTKEVGKGTDLGLSTV
- a CDS encoding response regulator, which encodes MGTTFHIYFPSVTAQIKEERPAMVEIEKGKETILVAEDDKVVRDLVKAVLEQHGYTVVEAVDGKDALEKFDEHKNIDLLILDSVMPVRNGREVYDAVSKINPSIKVIFTSGYTKDFILDKGIEDKRFDFLSKPLTPGDMLRKIREVLDRQ